The proteins below are encoded in one region of Tsuneonella sp. CC-YZS046:
- a CDS encoding peroxiredoxin: protein MTISVGDKLPDVTLVKVTENGPEKVQSTDYFAGKKVALFSVPGAFTPTCSAKHLPGFVEKASEIKAKGVDEIACTAVNDAFVMGAWNKADGSSDITMLSDGNADFAKAVGLTMDGSGFGLGTRGQRFSMVVNDGVVEQLNVEEPGAFQVSSAEHMLGQL from the coding sequence ATGACGATTTCCGTAGGTGACAAGCTGCCGGACGTTACCCTGGTGAAAGTCACCGAAAACGGTCCGGAAAAGGTCCAGTCGACGGACTATTTCGCCGGCAAGAAGGTCGCTCTTTTCTCCGTTCCGGGCGCTTTCACGCCCACCTGCTCGGCCAAGCACCTTCCCGGCTTCGTGGAAAAGGCGAGTGAAATCAAGGCCAAGGGCGTGGATGAGATTGCCTGCACCGCAGTGAACGATGCCTTCGTGATGGGCGCATGGAACAAGGCCGACGGTTCATCGGACATCACCATGCTGTCCGATGGCAATGCCGATTTCGCGAAGGCCGTCGGCCTGACCATGGATGGCTCGGGTTTCGGGCTGGGCACGCGGGGCCAGCGCTTCTCGATGGTCGTGAACGACGGCGTGGTCGAACAGCTCAACGTGGAAGAGCCGGGCGCATTCCAGGTCAGCTCCGCCGAACATATGCTCGGGCAGCTCTGA
- a CDS encoding hemerythrin domain-containing protein: MSENTDIFARLKQDHDRQRTILEKLEQTHGDSDDRRAWFEQFTIDAKSHAAAEEQALYSTMMRKPETTDETRHSVAEHHEIEEALNDIAATDMSSGAWLIKFKELKHRYLHHIEEEEDEHFPDFAKFLTDEDTRHMRAVFEHRKKEEKAEAEVTPEKKDDAKE; encoded by the coding sequence ATGAGCGAGAACACCGATATTTTCGCGCGGCTCAAGCAGGATCATGACCGCCAGCGGACCATACTGGAGAAGCTGGAGCAAACCCATGGCGACAGCGACGATCGCCGCGCCTGGTTCGAGCAGTTCACCATCGACGCCAAGAGCCATGCGGCGGCCGAGGAGCAGGCGCTGTATTCAACCATGATGCGCAAGCCGGAGACTACGGATGAAACACGCCATTCCGTGGCCGAGCATCATGAGATCGAAGAAGCGTTGAACGACATCGCCGCCACGGACATGTCGTCCGGCGCCTGGCTCATCAAGTTCAAGGAACTGAAGCATCGCTACCTTCATCACATCGAGGAGGAAGAGGACGAGCACTTCCCCGATTTCGCCAAATTTCTTACCGATGAGGATACCCGGCACATGCGCGCGGTCTTCGAGCACCGGAAGAAGGAAGAGAAGGCGGAGGCCGAGGTGACGCCGGAAAAGAAGGACGACGCCAAGGAATAG
- a CDS encoding putative bifunctional diguanylate cyclase/phosphodiesterase, which produces MKACRSLGKLASQREEAAFAHEYAQSLTSRVPLLYCVLLFNMAVLSANFVNVTPAWLSIACPLAIAPFVVLRAIHWRPSSVARRKVTTLRSDLRKMSVIEPAIALACVLWALGLYNWGNDTQQSLIHYMVSITSFVAIMGLTQMPSIAMRIAAVVIIPSSAWFMMQDHPNGMLVALVQPVVTILILAVVASHHRDFVKLLQSRAEIEVRRRDATEFAEINQHLAATNSLTGAPNRRAILDELDRALAAHPDDAPWLAVIDLDGFKGINDTYGHTGGDTVLCAVARRIAGSPFVKAFGRLGGDEFALILSGSLSTEEAVSAMASLSGNIEERIAYNSELLRIGCSVGLYRAQPGSEVTDCLERADSVLYRAKRQAKAKVAVYEAQDEAALEERRTITRVFNSTNLIEQISVVYQPVVDIDTDRIVSLEALVRWSPDGETWFLPGRFVDIAESTGRIAELTDAVLSRSLRECPAWEYGCAISVNLSAADIIGDGAPERLARVVRDANAPNEAVIFEITEAAILSDYEDAAANLAQLRSMGFRIALDDFGTGQSSLSHVHRLPLNQIKIDSSFAGVLETNGEARAITSTILALARQLHLDCTIEGIETVHQLAAARALGVRHVQGYVFGKPMNAAQALGALSSSPNAAVPHSFHEGIVQLRTLRG; this is translated from the coding sequence ATGAAGGCTTGCAGAAGCCTGGGCAAGCTCGCCTCTCAGCGAGAAGAGGCGGCGTTCGCCCATGAATACGCGCAGTCCCTGACGAGCAGGGTGCCTCTGCTCTATTGCGTGCTGCTGTTCAACATGGCTGTGCTCAGCGCCAATTTCGTCAATGTGACGCCGGCGTGGCTTTCCATCGCCTGCCCGCTCGCCATTGCACCGTTCGTCGTTCTCCGCGCGATTCACTGGCGCCCTTCGAGCGTCGCGCGCCGCAAGGTGACGACATTGCGTTCCGACCTGCGGAAGATGTCGGTAATCGAGCCTGCGATCGCGTTGGCCTGCGTGCTGTGGGCGCTTGGGCTCTACAATTGGGGCAATGACACCCAGCAGAGCCTTATTCACTACATGGTATCCATCACCAGCTTCGTGGCGATCATGGGCCTGACTCAGATGCCCAGCATCGCGATGCGGATCGCGGCGGTCGTCATCATACCGTCCAGCGCCTGGTTCATGATGCAGGATCACCCGAACGGGATGCTGGTCGCGCTGGTCCAGCCGGTCGTGACGATCCTGATCCTGGCGGTGGTGGCCAGCCATCACCGCGACTTCGTCAAGCTGCTGCAATCCCGCGCGGAGATCGAAGTCCGACGCCGGGATGCCACGGAATTTGCCGAAATCAACCAGCATCTGGCGGCCACCAATTCGCTGACTGGCGCGCCGAACCGGCGCGCGATCTTGGACGAGCTGGACAGGGCGCTTGCCGCGCATCCGGACGATGCTCCCTGGCTCGCGGTGATTGATCTCGACGGTTTCAAGGGCATAAACGACACCTATGGCCATACCGGCGGCGACACCGTTCTCTGTGCGGTGGCGCGGCGGATCGCGGGCAGCCCGTTCGTCAAGGCGTTCGGCCGGCTGGGTGGCGATGAATTCGCCCTGATCCTTTCCGGGTCCTTGTCGACGGAAGAGGCGGTTTCGGCGATGGCCTCGCTTTCCGGCAATATCGAGGAGCGGATCGCATATAATTCCGAGCTTCTCCGGATCGGCTGCTCGGTCGGTCTTTATCGCGCCCAGCCCGGCAGCGAAGTGACCGATTGCCTGGAACGGGCGGATTCGGTCCTGTATCGCGCGAAGCGGCAGGCGAAAGCCAAGGTCGCCGTTTATGAAGCGCAGGACGAAGCCGCACTGGAAGAGCGCCGGACGATCACCCGGGTATTCAACTCCACCAACCTGATCGAGCAGATCTCCGTGGTCTATCAGCCGGTGGTCGATATCGATACGGATCGGATCGTGAGCCTGGAAGCGCTGGTCCGGTGGAGCCCGGACGGTGAGACATGGTTCCTGCCCGGACGGTTCGTGGATATCGCGGAATCGACCGGCCGGATCGCCGAACTGACCGACGCCGTATTGTCGAGGAGCCTGCGCGAATGTCCCGCGTGGGAGTATGGCTGCGCCATTTCGGTCAACCTGTCCGCCGCCGATATCATCGGCGATGGCGCGCCGGAGCGGCTTGCCAGGGTTGTGCGGGATGCCAATGCGCCGAACGAGGCCGTCATCTTCGAGATCACCGAAGCGGCGATCCTTTCGGATTACGAGGACGCCGCCGCCAATCTCGCGCAGCTGCGCTCGATGGGCTTCCGGATCGCGCTGGACGATTTCGGCACGGGCCAGTCCAGCCTCAGCCATGTCCATCGCCTGCCGTTGAACCAGATCAAGATCGACAGCAGCTTCGCCGGTGTGCTGGAAACGAATGGCGAAGCGCGGGCGATCACCAGCACCATTCTGGCCCTGGCCCGCCAGCTCCATCTCGATTGCACGATCGAAGGGATCGAGACTGTCCATCAACTTGCGGCCGCTCGCGCGCTGGGCGTAAGGCATGTGCAGGGCTATGTATTCGGCAAGCCGATGAATGCGGCGCAGGCCCTGGGGGCCTTGTCGAGTTCGCCGAATGCGGCGGTTCCTCATTCCTTCCATGAAGGCATAGTGCAGTTGCGCACCCTGAGAGGGTAG
- a CDS encoding SDR family oxidoreductase codes for MDLGLTGRNAIVCGSSKGLGFACASALARAGANVLLNGRSESGLKDACERLSTEVGVAIRGVAADVTEEGGRNALLGAMPQPDILVTNAAGPPPGSFEEWGEAEWNAAVRANMIAPIQFVRLCIGGMRQRRWGRIINITSSAVKAPLPSLGLSNGARSGLTGFMAGLAREIARDGVTINNLLPGSFETDRLRHLAQADADRRGLSFEDVWAEKARLNPTGRLGRPEEFGAACAFLASDLAGYINGQNLLLDGGTYPGTF; via the coding sequence ATGGATCTTGGCCTGACCGGCAGGAACGCTATCGTCTGCGGATCGTCGAAGGGTCTGGGATTTGCCTGCGCTTCCGCGCTCGCAAGGGCCGGAGCGAACGTCCTTCTGAATGGACGATCGGAAAGCGGGTTGAAGGATGCCTGCGAAAGACTTTCGACCGAGGTGGGCGTTGCGATCCGAGGAGTAGCCGCCGATGTGACGGAGGAAGGCGGACGCAATGCCCTTCTCGGCGCCATGCCTCAACCGGACATACTCGTCACCAACGCGGCTGGCCCGCCGCCCGGGAGTTTCGAGGAATGGGGCGAGGCGGAATGGAACGCGGCCGTCCGTGCGAACATGATCGCCCCGATCCAGTTCGTTCGCTTGTGCATCGGCGGGATGCGGCAGCGCCGCTGGGGCCGGATCATCAACATCACCTCCTCCGCGGTCAAGGCGCCGTTGCCTTCCCTGGGCCTGTCCAATGGCGCCCGTTCCGGCCTGACAGGCTTCATGGCCGGGCTGGCGCGGGAGATCGCGCGAGATGGCGTCACCATCAACAATCTCCTGCCCGGCTCTTTCGAGACGGACCGCTTGCGGCATCTCGCCCAGGCGGACGCAGACAGGCGCGGCCTCAGCTTCGAGGATGTATGGGCCGAGAAAGCCCGGCTCAATCCCACTGGAAGGCTGGGCAGGCCGGAGGAATTCGGGGCGGCCTGCGCCTTTCTCGCCAGCGATCTGGCCGGCTATATCAATGGCCAGAATCTGCTGCTCGATGGCGGGACCTACCCGGGCACATTCTGA
- a CDS encoding sulfurtransferase has product MRDPQALVDTDELSAALADPNLRIFDCTTYLDRLPPGSGQPYLAVSGRATFQEAHIPGADFLDLEGEFSDQATALHFMMPDVAQLEAAFGRHGIGMDSRVVLYSIGSMTWATRFWWMLKSLGFDNVAVLDGGFDKWRAEGRPTQSGPAQGYPPAPFKASPRPGWFVNKLDVLDAIGKADTAIVNALSPALHAGLDPSSYGRSGRIPGSLNVYGATLVNNESKTFVTLDEANAAFAAQGITKDKRVICYCGGGISATLDLFLLYQLGYTDLSLYDGSMGEWAKDMSLPIEIDG; this is encoded by the coding sequence ATGCGCGACCCTCAGGCCTTAGTGGACACCGACGAACTGTCTGCTGCTCTGGCCGATCCGAACCTCCGCATTTTCGATTGCACCACTTATCTCGACCGCCTTCCTCCTGGCAGCGGGCAGCCCTACCTCGCCGTTTCGGGGCGCGCCACTTTCCAAGAGGCGCATATTCCAGGCGCAGACTTCCTCGATCTGGAAGGTGAGTTTTCGGACCAGGCCACCGCGCTTCATTTCATGATGCCGGATGTGGCCCAACTCGAAGCCGCTTTTGGCCGGCACGGTATCGGAATGGACAGCAGAGTCGTGCTGTACAGTATCGGCTCCATGACATGGGCCACGCGTTTTTGGTGGATGCTGAAGTCGCTTGGCTTCGACAATGTGGCGGTTCTGGACGGAGGCTTCGACAAGTGGCGGGCGGAAGGCCGGCCAACGCAAAGCGGACCGGCGCAGGGCTACCCGCCCGCTCCATTCAAGGCATCGCCACGACCGGGCTGGTTCGTGAACAAGCTCGATGTGCTGGATGCCATCGGAAAAGCTGATACCGCAATCGTGAATGCCCTCTCCCCCGCTCTTCATGCCGGTCTTGATCCCAGTTCCTACGGGCGTTCGGGCCGCATCCCCGGCAGCCTGAACGTCTATGGCGCAACTCTGGTGAACAATGAGAGCAAAACCTTCGTCACACTGGATGAAGCGAATGCCGCTTTCGCCGCCCAAGGCATCACGAAAGATAAGCGGGTGATCTGTTATTGCGGCGGGGGTATATCGGCGACGCTCGATCTCTTCCTTCTTTATCAACTCGGCTACACCGATCTGTCCCTTTACGATGGCTCGATGGGTGAATGGGCGAAAGACATGTCCTTGCCAATTGAAATAGACGGTTAA
- a CDS encoding class I SAM-dependent methyltransferase translates to MDTLRPFTDATAVARYAEETPRKVPGYADLHRMAMLLLAERAPEMADILVYGAGGGLELKAFAEARPGWRFAGVDPSAEMLDLARDVLGPLGTRAELIQGYMDDAPQGPFDGAACLLTLHFLGREERLKALQAMRCRMKPGARLVVAHHSYPAGSDLPSWLARSVAFADTASHDLAKAAASAETMSSQLPILSSDDEEALLGRAGFCDIALFYAAFSFRGWVATV, encoded by the coding sequence ATGGACACATTGCGCCCCTTTACCGACGCGACAGCCGTCGCCCGCTATGCCGAGGAAACGCCGCGCAAAGTGCCCGGCTATGCCGACCTCCACCGCATGGCCATGCTGCTGCTGGCGGAGCGTGCGCCGGAGATGGCGGACATTCTCGTCTACGGAGCCGGCGGCGGCCTGGAACTCAAGGCATTCGCCGAGGCCCGGCCTGGCTGGCGCTTCGCAGGCGTTGATCCGTCGGCGGAGATGCTGGATTTGGCGCGGGACGTTCTCGGGCCGCTCGGCACGCGGGCTGAACTCATCCAGGGCTATATGGACGATGCCCCGCAAGGCCCGTTCGACGGCGCGGCCTGTCTGCTCACGCTCCACTTTCTCGGTCGCGAAGAGCGCCTGAAGGCGTTGCAGGCCATGCGATGTCGGATGAAGCCGGGCGCACGGCTTGTCGTTGCCCACCACAGCTATCCGGCCGGAAGCGACCTTCCATCCTGGCTGGCGCGTTCGGTCGCGTTTGCGGACACGGCCTCTCACGACCTCGCAAAGGCGGCCGCTTCGGCCGAAACGATGAGTTCGCAGCTGCCGATCCTGTCGTCAGACGATGAGGAAGCGCTGCTCGGGCGGGCAGGCTTTTGCGATATTGCTCTTTTCTATGCCGCTTTCAGCTTCCGGGGCTGGGTCGCCACGGTGTGA
- a CDS encoding phospholipase D-like domain-containing protein has translation MERASAENGSISSDPYPDRSVEPGVWRYAMATRAHVVIDGAPYFELMQDAMLRARQRILLIGWDFDTRIHLVKGRRWWNIRRRGSYPSRLGAFVTWLVRRRKSLQVNLLKWNVSIVSILSRGTMGLDILRWRLARRIHLKFDSAHPVGCSHHQKIAVIDDCFAVCGGIDMTAGRWDTRDHIEDDPRRKTPRGRRCDPWHDATMMLEGEAAACLGVLGRRRWEHAGGSPLPMSAPQSESPWPEALEAEFRDVEIGISRTRAEHDDCCEIREIEELFVRHIRRARHFVYIESQYFASRAIGEAIAARLAEDDPPEFVLVMPLTAEGWLEQQAMDGARVRLIRALGEKDPKDRFRVYVPYTGDTPIYVHAKIMIVDDEIIRIGSANMNNRSQGLDSECDLFIDVARPANAHAGDAIRALRHSLLAEHCGLEPPAVGAMLESCGSMARMIDNAPRDGQKTLRLFELPELGEMEQALADNAVLDPESPEEMFEPIGRRRGLFRRGSILRRPRGN, from the coding sequence GTGGAGAGAGCAAGCGCGGAAAACGGGAGCATATCTTCAGACCCCTATCCGGACCGCTCAGTCGAGCCGGGCGTCTGGCGCTATGCCATGGCCACCCGCGCGCATGTCGTGATCGACGGCGCGCCTTACTTTGAGCTGATGCAGGATGCGATGCTGCGGGCAAGGCAACGCATCCTTCTGATCGGCTGGGATTTCGATACTCGAATCCATCTGGTGAAGGGGCGGCGCTGGTGGAATATCCGCCGCCGGGGAAGCTATCCGTCCAGGCTGGGAGCTTTCGTTACCTGGCTGGTGCGTCGCCGGAAATCCCTGCAGGTGAATCTGCTCAAATGGAATGTCAGCATCGTCAGCATTCTCTCGAGGGGAACGATGGGCCTCGATATTCTGCGCTGGCGCCTGGCCCGGCGAATCCATTTGAAGTTCGATTCCGCTCATCCGGTCGGATGCAGCCATCATCAGAAGATCGCGGTGATCGACGATTGCTTCGCGGTGTGCGGCGGCATCGACATGACGGCGGGACGATGGGACACCCGTGACCATATTGAAGACGATCCGCGCCGCAAGACGCCGAGAGGGCGGCGGTGCGACCCGTGGCATGACGCGACGATGATGCTGGAAGGGGAAGCGGCGGCCTGTCTGGGGGTGCTGGGCAGGCGTCGGTGGGAACATGCCGGCGGTTCGCCATTGCCGATGTCAGCGCCTCAATCGGAAAGCCCATGGCCGGAGGCGCTCGAAGCCGAGTTTCGCGATGTCGAGATCGGGATTTCCCGCACCCGGGCGGAACATGACGATTGCTGCGAAATACGCGAGATCGAGGAACTGTTCGTGCGGCATATCCGCCGGGCCAGGCATTTCGTCTATATCGAAAGCCAGTATTTCGCATCGCGGGCGATCGGCGAAGCGATAGCGGCCCGGCTGGCGGAGGATGATCCCCCCGAATTCGTTCTGGTGATGCCACTTACCGCGGAAGGCTGGCTGGAGCAGCAGGCGATGGATGGCGCCCGGGTCCGGCTGATCCGGGCGCTTGGCGAAAAGGACCCCAAGGACAGATTCCGCGTCTATGTGCCCTATACCGGCGATACGCCGATCTATGTTCATGCCAAGATCATGATCGTGGACGATGAGATCATTCGCATCGGCTCGGCCAACATGAACAATCGCTCGCAGGGGCTGGACAGCGAATGCGATCTCTTCATCGATGTCGCGCGGCCGGCCAACGCCCATGCGGGCGACGCCATCCGGGCGCTGCGCCATTCCCTGCTGGCCGAACATTGCGGGCTGGAGCCGCCGGCGGTCGGCGCCATGCTGGAATCTTGCGGCTCCATGGCAAGAATGATCGACAACGCGCCTCGAGACGGACAAAAGACACTTCGATTGTTCGAGCTTCCCGAACTGGGCGAGATGGAGCAGGCATTGGCGGACAATGCCGTGCTCGATCCGGAAAGCCCCGAAGAGATGTTCGAACCCATCGGTCGCCGCCGGGGGCTTTTCCGGAGGGGCAGCATCCTGCGGCGGCCAAGAGGAAACTAA
- the folE gene encoding GTP cyclohydrolase I FolE, producing MSSLDGPDEDQPHGKPPVPEEIQDAIRTLIRWAGDDPDREGLLDTPKRVARAWKEYCVGYTEDPSIHLSRVFEEVGGYDEIVLLKDIPFQSHCEHHLAPIIGKAAIAYLPEKRVVGISKLARVLHGFARRLQIQERLTAEVAQCIWDHLQPRGVAVVIDASHACMTARGVRTPGVSMVTSQVMGTFRQDERSRKEVLSLMGY from the coding sequence ATGAGCAGCCTGGATGGCCCGGACGAGGACCAGCCCCATGGCAAGCCGCCGGTTCCTGAGGAAATACAGGACGCGATCCGGACCTTGATCCGCTGGGCGGGCGACGACCCGGATCGTGAGGGCCTGCTGGATACGCCCAAGCGGGTCGCGCGGGCCTGGAAGGAGTATTGCGTCGGTTACACCGAGGACCCGTCCATCCATCTTTCCCGGGTTTTCGAGGAAGTGGGCGGTTATGACGAAATCGTGCTCCTCAAGGACATCCCGTTCCAGTCCCACTGCGAGCATCATCTGGCGCCGATCATCGGCAAGGCTGCGATTGCCTATCTCCCCGAGAAGCGGGTGGTGGGCATATCGAAGCTGGCGCGCGTCCTTCATGGCTTCGCAAGGCGCCTGCAGATCCAGGAAAGGCTGACCGCCGAAGTCGCGCAATGCATATGGGATCATTTGCAACCGCGCGGCGTGGCCGTCGTCATCGATGCGAGCCATGCTTGCATGACGGCGCGCGGGGTGCGCACCCCGGGCGTTTCCATGGTCACCAGCCAGGTTATGGGAACTTTCCGCCAGGATGAAAGAAGCCGCAAGGAAGTGCTGAGCCTGATGGGATATTAG
- a CDS encoding SDR family oxidoreductase has protein sequence MANVVIAGASRGIGLALVEAYVEAGDHVFALCRDPAASGRLSDLAGSNPGAITLGQVDFADGGSIDRAGEAIGDTPVDLLINVAGIIRMESGPEDRNFDNWRESFEVMVVGPFHMTQALLPNLERAKGKVLTISSQVGASTWGIGGFYSYGAAKAAINRAMKSLAVDLEPRGIAVAVVHPGYVLTDMGGPDAEITPQESASGIRDVASRLTVKNTGSFWKWNGEPHPW, from the coding sequence ATGGCCAATGTCGTTATTGCCGGAGCGAGCCGGGGAATAGGCCTCGCCCTGGTCGAAGCATATGTGGAAGCGGGCGATCATGTGTTCGCCCTGTGCCGCGATCCCGCAGCCTCCGGCCGGTTGAGCGACCTTGCCGGGAGCAACCCCGGCGCGATCACGCTCGGCCAGGTGGACTTTGCCGATGGCGGGTCGATCGACCGGGCAGGCGAGGCGATCGGTGACACGCCGGTGGACCTGCTCATCAATGTTGCCGGCATCATCCGCATGGAAAGCGGGCCGGAAGACAGGAACTTCGATAATTGGCGCGAATCGTTCGAAGTCATGGTCGTGGGGCCATTCCACATGACGCAGGCCCTGCTTCCCAATCTCGAGCGAGCCAAGGGCAAGGTGCTAACCATTTCCAGCCAGGTCGGCGCCTCGACCTGGGGAATCGGGGGGTTCTATTCCTATGGCGCGGCCAAGGCGGCGATAAATCGCGCGATGAAAAGCCTGGCGGTGGATCTCGAACCGCGCGGCATTGCCGTCGCTGTGGTTCATCCCGGCTATGTCCTCACCGACATGGGTGGGCCGGATGCCGAAATAACCCCGCAGGAAAGCGCGAGCGGAATCCGGGATGTGGCAAGCAGGCTGACGGTCAAAAACACCGGCAGCTTCTGGAAATGGAACGGCGAGCCGCACCCCTGGTAG
- the ahcY gene encoding adenosylhomocysteinase has translation MENPEVATASSARVSTSPEYVVRDISLADYGRAEIAIAETEMPGLMSLRQEYGAAQPLKGARITGSLHMTIQTAVLIETLVALGAEVRWATCNIFSTQDHAAAAIAAQGIPVFAIKGENLAEYWDYVGRIFDWGDDITANMILDDGGDATMFALWGARIEAGETLPEPANAEEIEFQRALKAFVQERPGYLPRTVQAIHGVSEETTTGVTRLYQLAKQGKLPFPAINVNDSVTKSKFDNLYGCKESLVDAIRRATDVMLAGKVACVAGFGDVGKGSAASLRQGGARVLVTEIDPICALQAAMEGYEVVTMEEAVTRADIFVTATGNEDVITAEHMKAMKNMAIVCNIGHFDSEIQISALDNYEWREVKPGTDLVTFPEGKQIIVLAKGRLVNLGCATGHPSFVMSSSFTNQVLAQIELFTKGANYENNVYVLPKHLDEKVAALHLEKLGVKLTRLSQEQADYIGVPRDGPFKPDHYRY, from the coding sequence ATGGAGAATCCCGAAGTGGCCACCGCATCCAGCGCCAGAGTTTCAACCAGCCCTGAATATGTCGTGCGCGATATATCCCTGGCGGATTATGGCCGCGCCGAAATCGCCATAGCGGAAACGGAAATGCCGGGGCTGATGTCCCTGCGCCAGGAATATGGCGCCGCGCAGCCGCTCAAGGGCGCGCGGATCACCGGCTCGCTGCACATGACGATCCAGACCGCGGTTCTGATCGAAACGCTGGTTGCGCTGGGCGCCGAAGTGCGCTGGGCGACCTGCAACATCTTTTCCACCCAGGACCATGCCGCGGCGGCCATCGCGGCCCAGGGCATCCCGGTTTTCGCCATCAAGGGCGAGAACCTTGCCGAATATTGGGATTATGTCGGCCGGATCTTCGATTGGGGCGACGACATCACCGCCAACATGATCCTGGACGATGGGGGCGACGCCACCATGTTCGCCTTGTGGGGAGCGCGAATTGAAGCAGGCGAAACTCTTCCCGAACCGGCCAATGCCGAGGAAATCGAGTTCCAGCGCGCATTGAAGGCTTTCGTGCAGGAGAGGCCGGGCTATCTCCCCCGGACAGTGCAGGCAATTCATGGGGTTTCGGAAGAAACCACGACTGGCGTGACGCGGCTTTACCAGTTGGCGAAGCAGGGCAAGCTGCCGTTCCCGGCGATCAATGTGAACGACAGCGTCACCAAGTCCAAGTTCGACAATCTCTATGGCTGCAAGGAAAGCCTGGTGGATGCGATCCGCCGCGCCACCGACGTGATGCTGGCCGGCAAGGTCGCCTGCGTCGCCGGCTTCGGGGATGTGGGCAAGGGTTCCGCGGCTTCGCTGCGCCAGGGCGGTGCGCGGGTTCTCGTCACCGAGATCGATCCGATCTGCGCGCTTCAGGCGGCCATGGAAGGCTATGAGGTCGTGACGATGGAAGAGGCGGTCACTCGCGCCGACATCTTCGTCACCGCGACCGGCAACGAGGATGTCATCACCGCCGAGCACATGAAGGCGATGAAGAACATGGCCATCGTCTGCAACATCGGCCATTTCGATTCCGAGATCCAGATTTCCGCGCTCGACAATTACGAGTGGCGCGAAGTCAAGCCAGGCACCGATCTGGTGACGTTCCCGGAAGGCAAGCAGATCATCGTCCTGGCCAAGGGGCGGCTCGTCAATCTGGGCTGCGCCACCGGCCATCCCAGCTTCGTGATGAGTTCGAGCTTCACCAATCAGGTGCTGGCCCAGATCGAGCTGTTCACCAAGGGTGCGAACTATGAAAACAACGTCTATGTCCTGCCCAAGCATCTGGACGAGAAGGTGGCGGCGCTTCACCTCGAAAAGCTGGGGGTGAAACTGACCAGGCTTTCGCAGGAACAGGCCGATTATATCGGCGTGCCCCGCGATGGGCCGTTCAAGCCGGATCACTACCGCTACTGA